GAGGAATGCGTCGAACTGGTCGACATCGCTGGGCGTGTCGCTTGCGAGGTGGCGCGCCCATTCGATTGCCCACTGGAACGCGGGATCGTCGCCCCCTTCCTATCCTGGCGCGCCAGAACGCGCTGTTGGGGATCGATCCCGAGGTCGGCAATGCCACCAATGGCTGGAAGGTCCTCGAATACCTCCGCGAAGAAGCGATCGCCCTTGACCGGGTGATCCTGTTCACGGACATGCAGCTCTGGGACGCGACGGGCGGACTCGTCAGCGATGATCGGACGGTACGAGAGGAGTTCGAAGCCTACCGCGAGGCGATTGCACCTGAGGTGTCACTATACGTGATCGATCTGGCGGCCTACGGTGGCTTCGTGACACCGGAGGGCTACGAGAACGTCTACAATATCTCGGGCTGGACGGAGACCGTCCTCAAGTTCATCGGGAACGCCGAAGCACCACGGCAGGTCATCGAGACGATCGAAGCCACCGTGCCCATGTAGCGTGCTAATGGCTTTCATTATACGCGCGCATGAGTGATTGAATCTCTTTCTTAAAGGAGTTGATGTCGGGTTTCCGCCTGCTATAATTGCTGTTTCATCGACGGACGAGATTGTGTCTGTGAAGACCTGCACCGGCTGTCGGATACGATGGCTTGCATACTCACGATACTCCTTAGTGATGCTCCAAAGACGCAGTCAGTTCATTAGCAAGAGTGGTGCGCTCGGGGGTTTCAAGGCCGAGGCCGAAGAGCACCATCTCGGCACAGTTCGTCGTAGGCAAGATCCTGAATGCCATTGAGTACTTACGCCGAAAGCAGATACGTAGTGTAGTTGGAAAGGATCTGTTAGACACTCCGGGCAGAATACAGACGTGCGAAACAATGGATGAACTCCGTGGAATCGAAGGGGCTGCTGTCCGTGAATACTTTGACCACTTTGAGGATACGCTCCGAGATGGATGGAAGATGGACCGCCGAACGATCCGTCCGCCAGAGGATCACACCAATAATGCGGTATTGAAAGCCAGCACAGCAAGCTTACGAACCGTGCCCAGAATATGGGTCGTCCTTGGTCA
This Halocatena salina DNA region includes the following protein-coding sequences:
- a CDS encoding CRISPR-associated endonuclease Cas1: MRSGVSRPRPKSTISAQFVVGKILNAIEYLRRKQIRSVVGKDLLDTPGRIQTCETMDELRGIEGAAVREYFDHFEDTLRDGWKMDRRTIRPPEDHTNNAVLKASTASLRTVPRIWVVLGHCSPVRLSSMLILVTDNDRTSCVIS